CTCTGACATTATTTTTCTGCTCTGCTAGTACTCTTAAGTATAAAGGGAGCATCCTTCTTGACGCGACTCACATTATTCAAGGTTTCAGCCCCGAAAAAACGTTCACATCCTTCATGTTTCAGACATCTTACAACAGGGGCTGATTCTGTATTCAGGTGTAGGCATCCCATATTTCAGAAACTCAAATCATAGCTCATTTGATGGGGTGCCAGGCTACTCTTTACATGTGAGCTGCAAGTATTGCTGGAAGTATGATAGGATTGGTTCAATAAGTCTTTGAACTTGAAACAATATAAACAGAAAGCTTTGAGCAGCTTCATATAATTACTTCCCCTATGTCACCATAACCAAATCACTGCACATAGCTTATTCCACAGTGACAAGATGAGGCCTAGTCATTGTGCTGAAAACCAGGAAGAAGCGATGCAACAAACCCTACAACAACCAGCTGGATCTCTTTCAAGACACCTTCCAGCCAATTACGCCGATTGCCTTCTACCTCTGCCTCTTGTGGATTCTCGTTACCAGCTGCAGCATCTTGTTCACGGTTCTCTGCAGCTTGGTCAGGGTTTGCAGGGTCTGCAAGATTTTTCCCAACAGCAGAAGTGATTATATATTAGAATAGCCGTGCATCAGCACGAGGAATATAAATTATTGGTACTTGCAGTCAAATCAAAAGGAAAAAACAACCTGAATGTTAAAGCATGAAACACAATTCCATGAAAACAGAAATAAACATGATAGACAGATATATCATATGTTTCATCCGTCAGATATATCATATGTTTCATCCGTTGGTGCCTATCGCGGCCATTTACAATTTTATTTCATGCTGTTAGACAGTCGCCACCTCCGGCCGTCGGCGGCCACCCGCTTGCGCGCCGTCCTCCCTGGGAGTCTAATCCTTCCCTCCCGGAGGCGGCCACCATCCCAGCCACCGGGAGCCAGCCCTGATCCAGCCGGCTGACCCTCGGCGCCCCACCTCTAGCTCCCTGCGCGGGCCCCCTGGTGCCGCGGGACTCGCTGCTGGTGCACGAGCGTCGCCACCGTCGGACTGCGCATGCCTTTCTGCCGTTTGGCATCGGATCCACGCCGCCGTCGGACTGCGCATGCCTCTCTGACGTCCGGATCCGTGCGCCCCTCTTCCCCTGCATCGTCGGTGACCGACCGCGGTCCTCCATCTTCTGTGCCGCCGATGGGGCCATGGTGACGCCCCCCTCTCCCAAGCGTCGTCGGTCTTCTGCCTGTGTTGCCATGCACGGGTGCCACCGTCGCTGACCGAGCTAGTGGGCGGCGGCCGCCGCCGCTGGCTGGGCGCGCGTGTGGGCTCTGCCGCCGTGGAGAGTGGCCAATGCACTAGCAATAGCCACTGCCTCGGCAACAGCCAGGCGCGCTAGCAGCCACCGTCTCCCTTTCCATGTCCAACGGTGGCGCGTCAACCTCCTCTCCCCCACCGTCGGCTACCTCCTCCCTCCCTGTGCTGATGCCCCAGCAGTGCCTCCTACCTTCATGCTTCTTGTGTTGCCGGCATCAGCGCCCCTACCAGGCCCAGCGTAGGCCCCTGCCTAGCTGGAACCACCCTGTTGCCCTCCCCCTTCTTCATCGCCGCCCTAGCCGGATCCACCACTGCCGCGACCTTCCCGGCTAGATCTGCCATCCCTTTGGCGGATCGCCGTCTTCATGGTTGGATCTGTCGCTGCCGTGGCCTTCCCGGCGGATCCGGCGATACCCCTTCTCTTCTGCCGCGAGCGCGGCCACCCTAACCAGCTCAGACGCGTGCGCTGCTGCAGGCCTCCCTAGTGGGGCTCCTCGACGACTAGATGCGGAAAGAAAGAAGGCCCTGAGGCTGTTGATGTCCTTTTGTGTCGCCCTACCGATCGTTGACGCTAGAACGTCAACCCCTCCAAAGAACGAGGTCACTGCTGCGTGTGTCTCGACCACCACCACCTCGACTTCGTCTACCTCGGCATTAAGGGGTTATCATCTACATGGACTGCACACTGGTCTCTACTCCAACCGCAACACACACACCCTCATGAtgttgcgactgcggggggatttcaaccagtcggctcctaccttcggcTTCTGCTCCAGTCTCATCGTTTGCGATGCTCCCGTTGCGACTACGAGGGGATGTTAGAGAGTGTGTTCCTATGTGTAGGTGGGCTGGACCACTGTTGGACTGCcgccccattagggttagggtttcccctAGGTCTATATATATGTAACCATCCCTCTATGCAATACAACAAGGTAATACATTATCTTACATGGTATCAACTAGCTAGGTTTTGGCCTTCCAAGCCATAGTCGCCAGCCCCGAGCTCCTTCCCCTACAACTTCCACGTTGTCGTCTCCGGGAGGCACATACTTTCGTCCCGAGGGCGGCCACCCATCACAGCCACCCCTCTTCTGCTCCACACCAAGGCGCCACCTCTCCTCACCCACCGGCGACGGCTCTCCGGTGGCCTCCTTCCCCGATCCCCGCTGCGGGCGCACGGGCACAAACACATGGACCGTGCCCAGCAGCGTCTCCTCTGCCCCTTCCCCAACCGTTTCCCAGGCCGGCGCCTCCCAGGGCAGACGCCGGATCAGCAACCCCCTGTGTCTACGTCGTCAGATCCACCTTCGCATGGGTCGGCGTGGTCACCCTGGCACCGTCCTTTCCTTCCCTCCCTCATCGCCATTCATTCCCAGCCCGACGCGACTGGGGCGGCGGCCCTTCCTTTGGTCCCCTGCTCTTTCTCCTTCCTCATCTTTGGTGAGTCGCGTGCCAGGGCGCCGCCCCCGAATCCGCGACGTCGCTCCCCTTTGCCCTCCTTGTGTCCGGCGCCCGCGGTGGCTGCTGGCCTTTCCTCCACGCGCGCCGGCCCTCCTGTCGGCCATGGCCGCGACCATCGTTAGGCCCGCTTGTGACCTCCCCAGAGGCGCACAGGCCAATGTGGCCGCTTCCCAGTCCGACATAGAGGCTACGCCTTCCTCTCACCCAGCGACGGCGTGACCTACTTCCCCACTCGACCTGCAATGCCCAGGCGCTGATCCTCCCCCACTCTCTGCAAATCTCCTTCACCCGCGACGCCCGCTGGACCTCCTCGCCATCGGCTCCCCGTGTTTCCTGCTCCGGCGTGCTGGTTGCTTTTGTCCCTCGCTTGAATCGCTCCTGCAGCCCCCCTTTCTACCTTCTCCTGTCGCCGTCAAACCCCCCTGCCAGGTCCGGAGCATGCCCCTGCTCGGCTGGAACCGCCTCGTCGCCCTTCCCCCTCCTTCGTCACCTTCGTTGGATTCGTTAGTGTCGAGGCCTTCCGGGCCTGATCAACCCTCTCGGCTAGATCTGTCATCTCTTTGGCCGGATCACTGTCTTCATGGCTAGATTCGTCGTTGTCGTGGCCTTCCCAACCAGATCTGCCGTTACCCCTTCTACTTTGCCGCGGGTGTGGCCACCTTGACCGACGCAGATGCGCGTGTTGCCGCTGGCCTCCTTGGCGTGGCTCCCCGACTACCGTACGAGAGAAGCAAGAACATCCATGTTGTTGCTGCTCGTGTCGCCTCGCCGAccgttgacgctcgaacgtcgaccccCCTCCCAAAGAACGAGGCAGTGCaccacctcgacttcggctacTCGGCATCCAGGGGCTATCATCTACACGATGTGCACACCAGTTTCTACTCCACCCGCAACACTCGCACCCTCACGACGTTGCGACTGCgggggatttcaacccgtcgACTCCTACCTTCGGTttctactccagtctcatcgtgtgCGGTGCCCCTGTACGACTGTGGGGGGATGTTAGACAGTGTGTGCTCTATGTGTAGTTGGGCTCACACCACTGTTGGactgccggcccattagggttaggattCCTAAGTCTATATATATGTAACCACCCCTATGCAATACTACAAGCAGCCCTTCACAATCTTACACGAGCAAGGGCTACTGCTGTTTATACGAGAAGCTTACAATAGTATGATGACATTAGTATACTAAAAAGTGAAATTGGTGTTGCAATATGATGAACAATCATACGTAGAGCACAAACAATACGGAAAACAGTAAATGGAAGCTACCATTGGGCTGCTCATTGCCATCATTCTGGGCAGGCAGAGCAGCACGGTTCTCGGCCCGAGCAGGAGCCTGTGGTGGATGAGCAGCTGCACCTCCCGCCCGCTGAAGCCATCTAACAAAAGGTATAATAGCTCCGGTTTGATATCTGCAGGATACAGAAGCATGAGGTTATCTAGCAGCACCATATATAGGCTATACAAGTAATGAAGAATAAACTGTGAAATAGCATTAAGTATTTTGGAGACGATTTGAGCAAAGTACTTACAAGTAAATCAATGATGCAAACAGTATGAGAAGAAATAGCCTTTGTTTTGAGCCTTCCTGGCTAAAGAGAAACACCACTGCAGCTAGTTTGATGATCAGGGTCAAGTCAAGCTGAAAAGCGAAGTGAAACCTCCTCACAACAACTTGTCTTTGAGGTACATTTTGCTGCCTAGCATCCTGTACATTCTCTTCACCAGCAGGAGCACCAATGCTTTCTCTTCAAGCACAGAAGAGCAGATATAAGCAAGCAATTGGACAGTTCAAAACTTCATAATGCTTCGCACTGGTCCCAAGTATCCCCATCCCCCAATGACCAAATCACCAAACCAGAATAAAAAGGAATGTCATAGCCCATAGTAGCAATTCTTGCAACAAAAGTTTTCTTTTTTCAACTGCTCAAAGTCTGTAACCAAGTTTTACAAGTTAGCTGTAGTTCCATTCTATCTTCAAGCATGGCAGCATCAGAAACAGCGCTTGGGCTCCATTCAAAAAGTTAAAGGTGTTTGTGTTGTGGTATTCTCAATCAAATTAGTCATTACAAACTAGTCAGTTATAGCAAGTCCCTGCTGTCATAACGATGAAAATTGTATTATTTCAGGACTGAGTAAACATCATTATATGTTATGTTCTGCCTTACTCCTGTTCTACAAGTTACAATATCCCTAGATAAATAAGAGAGATGGCTGAAGTTATTCATCTTGATTTTGACCCCCACACTACAACAGTGTGATAAGGCCAGTCAATCGGTTTTTTCGGTGTAATCAGTTTACTGGTGTAATCGGTTTGTTTGTTCAGTTTTAGAGAACTTCGGTGTTGCAGAATGAAGAGTCGATCAATGTTTGGAACAAAAACCAACATTTTCGTTTATCTGTTTTTTGGCTCGGTGTTCGCTTTTTGCCAAACTACATCGAACACTAGCACAGCACCCTGAACGGAGGACAGAGACAGCAATTTAGCTATGTGAATGATTAAAAAACGGGGATAACAGCAAGCTGTTCAACACAACCACATGCCGTTCAACATCAATCAAAGCACGGGATTCAGGAAGACCAAAAAATCAAGAAAGGAAGTGGAGAACTGAATTTGAACAGGAGAGACAGACACATCCCACAAGGAACCCACTGACCTGCACCGTCGCATCGGCTTTCAAGGTGCTGATGCGCCGGCGCGCCACGCTCGTCGTGGTATGCGTCATCGCTAACTCGCAGCACCACTGAGCAGGATGCACCATAGCTAAGCCCTGCGGCGGGTGCTGATGCGCCGATGCGCCACGCTTGCCGTGGGATGCGCCATCACTAACTCGCAGCACCACTGGGCAGGATGCACCATAGCTAAGCCACGCTGCGGGTGCTGCCATCGATTTGGTCACTAGGGATAGAGTCAGGGCCTCAAGGGTGCGGTGCGGGAATGCTGGCTGGGCGTCTTGGCTGGCTGTGGGCCACCTTGGTGTGGGCTTCATGGGCTGACTGTTGATGGAAAGTTGGTTTAGCTGCTCTAGTGCTTATGGCAGATACACTTCGGTATATACGGTGAGTCAGTTTGGTCAGGCCTAAGCACTGACACCGAAGCCGATCACTGAGGTATCAAGAAATCAAAACCGATCCCATGCCGAACAACTAATAGTTTGGGTTAGTTCGGTTTCAGGTCGGTAATTGGTGTCTGGGAAAAATATGCCCAGCCCTAAGTGGGACTGTGGGAGTTTTTTTCTGTACATATCTAATTGCTGAGTTAATTAGTAATGAATGTTGCTTCAAGAACAAATGAGGTGCATGTCAAATAATTCATGGAAACAGATACAATAGTGAAAGTTGACTCACTGTTTTTTCGGTTACCCAAGATTGTCGCCACCTCATAACAGATCCTAAACGAGGTACGTATAAAGTATAATTCAAATGAAGATCTAAGGATCTCATAATCCTTAAAGTAAGATTATATtgtatactgctgctgctgagcatGCTTTTAATCATAAAATTTCTACCAAGGGCCAACGGAAAAAGTACCTAAATCTCAACATATCTACTATGAACCCCTCATCACACTAGTTCGATACAGCCACCCAAATGTGTCCAAGGTTTTCAACAGTACAATTTTATGACTGCATATATTACTTGCATAAGCTGACTTACAATGACTACTGCAATGGCACGCGAGCAGATCTCACCAATTCATTGATTGTACAAAATAGGCAGACGTAGCATATTGTTCAGTACCAAAGGGTAACAACTTACGTTGGGATATTGTAAGTGAGGGGAATGAGTGTGGTTGGAGCATAGCA
This portion of the Zea mays cultivar B73 chromosome 2, Zm-B73-REFERENCE-NAM-5.0, whole genome shotgun sequence genome encodes:
- the LOC100193046 gene encoding uncharacterized protein LOC100193046, whose protein sequence is MATPNGPSASPMVYPVYLSGVFPQQGGDDQAQGPGIYAIQQNQLAAAMGMGCYAPTTLIPLTYNIPTESIGAPAGEENVQDARQQNVPQRQVVVRRFHFAFQLDLTLIIKLAAVVFLFSQEGSKQRLFLLILFASLIYLYQTGAIIPFVRWLQRAGGAAAHPPQAPARAENRAALPAQNDGNEQPNDPANPDQAAENREQDAAAGNENPQEAEVEGNRRNWLEGVLKEIQLVVVGFVASLLPGFQHND